The following coding sequences lie in one Candidatus Phytoplasma solani genomic window:
- the eno gene encoding phosphopyruvate hydratase → MPYIESIIAREVLDSRGNPTVEVEVVTKSQAKGRSIVPSGASTGEHEAVELRDGDQRRFLGKGVQKAVANIKDIIFPKLEGLSVLEQILIDRSLVKLDGTPNKSKLGANAILGVSLTVARAAADFLGLEFYQYIGGIQPKQMPVPMMNIINGGAHASNSIDFQEFMILPIGAPSFREALRYGVEVFHHLAKILKSKGLPTTVGDEGGYAPDLGSNEEALQIILEAIKSAGFVPGKDIFLGMDVAASEFYDKETKKYVLASENNKSFSSEELVAYYESLVDKYPILSIEDGLDENDWDGWRVLTQKLGHKIQLVGDDLFVTNTQKLTQGIENNIANSILIKLNQIGTLTETLETIELAKKASYTAVISHRSGETEDTTIADLAVATNAGQIKTGSCSRTDRVAKYNQLLRIEDQIINTPYLGLKAFYNLKK, encoded by the coding sequence ATGCCATATATTGAAAGTATTATTGCCCGTGAAGTTTTAGATTCAAGAGGAAATCCCACTGTTGAAGTTGAAGTAGTAACTAAATCCCAAGCTAAAGGGAGATCTATTGTCCCTTCGGGAGCATCTACTGGCGAACACGAAGCTGTCGAATTAAGAGATGGCGATCAACGAAGATTTTTAGGCAAAGGTGTTCAAAAAGCTGTTGCTAACATCAAGGACATTATTTTTCCTAAATTAGAAGGTCTGAGTGTTTTAGAACAAATTTTAATTGATCGTTCTTTGGTTAAATTAGATGGAACTCCTAATAAATCTAAATTAGGAGCAAATGCAATTTTAGGCGTTTCTTTGACGGTTGCAAGAGCTGCGGCTGATTTTTTAGGTTTGGAATTTTATCAGTATATAGGAGGCATTCAACCTAAGCAAATGCCGGTGCCAATGATGAATATTATTAATGGTGGCGCTCACGCTTCTAATAGTATTGATTTTCAAGAATTTATGATTTTGCCAATCGGGGCTCCTAGTTTTAGAGAAGCTTTGCGTTATGGCGTAGAAGTTTTTCATCATTTAGCTAAAATTTTAAAATCTAAGGGATTACCTACTACAGTTGGTGATGAAGGGGGATATGCTCCTGATTTAGGTTCGAACGAAGAAGCTTTACAAATTATTTTAGAAGCGATTAAAAGTGCAGGTTTTGTTCCTGGTAAAGATATTTTTTTAGGCATGGATGTTGCCGCTTCAGAATTTTATGATAAAGAAACTAAAAAATACGTTTTAGCTTCTGAAAACAATAAATCTTTTAGTAGCGAAGAGCTAGTTGCTTATTATGAGTCTTTAGTTGATAAATATCCAATTCTTTCAATCGAAGATGGATTGGATGAAAATGATTGGGATGGTTGGAGAGTTTTAACTCAAAAATTAGGACACAAAATTCAATTAGTTGGTGATGATTTATTTGTCACTAATACTCAAAAATTAACTCAAGGAATTGAAAATAATATCGCTAATTCTATTTTAATCAAATTAAATCAAATCGGCACTTTAACAGAAACTTTAGAAACAATTGAACTAGCGAAAAAAGCTTCTTATACAGCCGTAATTTCGCATCGCAGCGGTGAAACTGAAGATACGACGATTGCTGATTTAGCAGTTGCAACTAATGCTGGTCAAATTAAAACCGGCTCTTGTTCTCGTACGGATCGCGTAGCGAAATATAATCAATTATTAAGAATCGAAGATCAAATAATAAACACTCCTTATTTAGGTCTGAAAGCTTTTTATAATTTAAAAAAATAA
- a CDS encoding IS3 family transposase: MKTNIENEIKELKKEFQLSNKEIRESITKAKSCMYWAQEYTARAEEEDLTNIKEAEENATWGQAHLKVARMLVNKTQELKAKIEKLKNELNQIHCQKIIEKLEIKNISQVYDWVRKYNSDPEGELDNLKPKKKAISQEDEDLLQALTKETTKLFKNRLEKRDFYLKIIQKYSQSLSLNQILKKLQIHKSTYYRWLLQNKKFATNQPLEKAIYKMCYQYAFVANHIPIMRLGYRRIWFKMKKAGFKVSRLTVLKIMNKLNLLSRMQKTKSKHFQVKAEQRKITFQNKLNNNFYASKPLQKICTDITYIIMPNGAKVYLSAILDLHTREIISFNLSQKQDINFVMQTLSKIPFSNGCIHHSDQGTVYTSKEYMTAVKDKGMIASFSKKGTPSNNACIEAFWSNFKRETINLIRKKDLSFDKVKEIITSYIHFYNYEREMQVLDGMAPLEYKNYYQKNPDLKPFIIKPQRKKMRRYYQ; this comes from the coding sequence ATGAAAACAAATATTGAAAATGAAATTAAAGAATTAAAAAAAGAATTTCAATTATCCAACAAAGAGATACGCGAAAGCATAACTAAAGCGAAATCATGTATGTATTGGGCGCAAGAATACACAGCTAGGGCAGAAGAAGAAGACTTAACCAACATAAAAGAAGCAGAAGAAAACGCAACTTGGGGACAAGCGCATTTAAAAGTGGCAAGAATGTTAGTAAATAAGACGCAAGAATTAAAAGCAAAAATAGAAAAACTAAAAAATGAATTAAACCAAATTCATTGTCAAAAAATAATTGAAAAATTAGAAATTAAAAATATTTCACAAGTTTATGACTGGGTTAGAAAGTATAATAGCGACCCTGAAGGAGAATTAGACAACTTAAAACCTAAAAAAAAGGCCATATCACAAGAAGATGAGGACTTATTACAAGCTTTAACGAAAGAAACGACAAAACTATTCAAAAACCGCCTTGAAAAACGCGATTTTTACTTAAAAATCATTCAAAAATACTCTCAATCTTTGTCTCTTAATCAAATATTAAAAAAACTACAAATACATAAAAGCACTTATTATCGGTGGCTTTTGCAAAATAAAAAATTCGCCACTAATCAACCCTTAGAAAAAGCCATTTATAAAATGTGTTATCAATACGCTTTTGTGGCAAACCATATCCCTATTATGAGATTAGGATACCGTCGTATTTGGTTTAAAATGAAAAAAGCAGGCTTTAAAGTATCACGCTTAACAGTTTTAAAAATTATGAATAAATTAAACTTGTTATCACGGATGCAAAAAACCAAGTCAAAACATTTTCAAGTCAAAGCCGAACAAAGAAAAATCACATTTCAAAATAAATTAAATAATAATTTTTACGCCTCAAAACCTTTACAAAAGATTTGTACTGACATTACTTATATTATTATGCCAAACGGCGCTAAGGTTTATTTATCAGCTATTTTAGATTTACATACAAGAGAAATAATTAGCTTTAATTTATCTCAAAAACAAGACATTAATTTTGTTATGCAAACATTATCAAAAATACCTTTTTCTAATGGTTGTATTCATCACAGCGATCAGGGCACCGTTTACACCTCCAAAGAATACATGACAGCGGTTAAAGATAAAGGCATGATTGCTAGTTTTTCCAAAAAAGGCACACCATCAAATAACGCATGTATAGAGGCCTTTTGGTCTAATTTTAAACGCGAGACTATTAATTTAATTAGGAAAAAAGATTTAAGTTTTGACAAAGTGAAAGAAATTATTACTTCATATATTCATTTTTATAACTATGAACGTGAAATGCAAGTGTTAGATGGGATGGCGCCCCTCGAATATAAAAATTATTATCAAAAAAACCCTGATTTAAAACCATTTATTATTAAACCCCAACGAAAAAAAATGAGACGTTATTACCAATAA